From the Bacillus tuaregi genome, one window contains:
- a CDS encoding pyridoxamine kinase produces MKKVAVIQDLSSFGKCSLTAAIPVLSVMGVQACPLPTAILTAQTGYPSFFYEDFTSKMQYFVDEWSKLEVTFDGIYTGFVTGEEQINNIFHFLDTFYQKETLVLVDPVMGDSGEVYKLFTAQLLARMKELVKRADVITPNITECCLLTGMSYEKLQSYSNEQDYLVAAEEAGSLLQQETGAQVIITGMSPPPKAGNERYIGNMYLDGKRTFYHSIQYNGKSYSGTGDLFASIIMGSMMRGENLEKAVQLAVAFLTEAIHDATVENIPTIEGVHFEKFLKMLL; encoded by the coding sequence ATGAAAAAAGTTGCAGTAATTCAGGATTTATCTTCTTTTGGAAAATGTTCATTGACGGCTGCGATACCGGTTCTTTCTGTTATGGGCGTACAGGCATGTCCCTTACCAACGGCCATTTTAACGGCGCAAACCGGTTATCCAAGCTTCTTTTATGAGGATTTCACCTCTAAAATGCAGTATTTCGTAGACGAATGGAGTAAGCTGGAGGTCACCTTTGATGGAATTTACACAGGCTTCGTGACCGGTGAGGAGCAGATTAATAATATCTTTCACTTTTTAGATACCTTTTACCAGAAGGAAACCCTTGTCCTTGTTGATCCCGTGATGGGCGATAGCGGAGAGGTCTACAAGCTTTTTACCGCTCAATTGCTGGCCCGCATGAAGGAGCTTGTGAAGCGGGCAGATGTGATTACACCCAATATTACAGAATGCTGTTTATTAACCGGCATGTCCTATGAAAAGCTTCAGAGCTATAGCAATGAACAGGATTATCTGGTGGCAGCAGAGGAAGCTGGAAGTCTGCTGCAGCAGGAAACCGGTGCACAGGTGATTATCACGGGAATGAGCCCACCGCCAAAGGCAGGAAATGAGCGGTATATCGGAAATATGTATTTGGATGGGAAAAGAACCTTTTATCATAGCATACAGTACAATGGAAAAAGCTATTCGGGTACTGGTGATTTATTTGCTTCGATTATTATGGGAAGCATGATGCGTGGAGAAAATCTGGAGAAAGCAGTTCAGCTTGCGGTAGCCTTTCTGACAGAGGCAATCCATGATGCGACCGTAGAGAACATTCCTACAATTGAAGGAGTCCATTTCGAAAAATTCCTCAAAATGCTACTGTAG
- the fucP gene encoding L-fucose:H+ symporter permease, whose product MKSANIIQLSDGYLNRTPIFQYIMLSMLFPLWAVAASLNDILITQFKSIFELSDLASAFVQSAFYGGYFLVAIPASMVIKKTNYKIGIITGLTFYIIGCSLFFPASHMATYNMFLFALFAIAIGLGFLETSANTYSSMIGPKKYSTLRLNISQTFYPIGSIAGILLGKYLVFQEGASLEAQMATMTPEEARVFGEQMLQHTLEPYRYIIYVLIAMLVLFLIIKFPKCKPVEKAGSSQVKKPSILETLKYLSKIKSFRKGILAQFLYVGIQTAVWSYTIRLALELNPHINERFASNFMVFSFIAFFVGKFVANLLISRFSPTKVLTAYSVIGTLLLVYVALVPNMTAVYGAILVSLFFGPCWASIYARTLEVVDDRRHTETAGAILVMSIVGGAVVPVIQGLVSDLVGSLSLSFLVSMACFLYISFYFYKEMKREASSEKEANGIEADAI is encoded by the coding sequence ATGAAATCGGCAAATATTATTCAATTATCAGATGGTTATCTGAATCGAACTCCTATTTTTCAATATATTATGCTGTCTATGCTGTTTCCATTATGGGCAGTAGCGGCGAGTTTAAATGATATTCTTATTACACAGTTTAAAAGTATCTTTGAGTTAAGCGACCTTGCTAGTGCTTTCGTACAAAGTGCCTTTTATGGCGGCTATTTCTTAGTGGCGATTCCAGCTTCAATGGTCATTAAAAAGACTAATTATAAAATCGGGATTATCACAGGATTAACCTTTTATATAATTGGTTGTTCTTTATTTTTCCCTGCATCCCATATGGCTACCTATAACATGTTTTTATTTGCACTATTTGCGATTGCCATTGGTTTAGGTTTCTTAGAGACTTCTGCCAATACATATAGTTCAATGATTGGTCCAAAAAAATACTCAACACTTCGTTTAAATATCAGTCAAACCTTTTATCCCATTGGTTCCATTGCAGGTATTTTATTAGGTAAATATCTTGTTTTCCAAGAAGGAGCAAGCCTTGAAGCCCAAATGGCCACGATGACACCAGAAGAAGCTCGGGTCTTTGGAGAACAAATGCTGCAGCATACGCTTGAACCATACCGATATATTATTTATGTCCTTATAGCTATGTTAGTATTATTTCTAATTATTAAATTTCCAAAATGTAAGCCGGTTGAAAAGGCTGGGTCTTCACAGGTGAAAAAACCAAGTATCCTAGAAACATTGAAATACCTATCCAAAATTAAAAGCTTCCGTAAAGGAATCCTAGCTCAATTTTTGTATGTTGGAATTCAAACAGCGGTTTGGTCTTATACAATCAGACTTGCTTTAGAGCTTAATCCACATATTAATGAAAGATTTGCTTCTAACTTTATGGTATTTAGCTTTATTGCCTTCTTTGTTGGGAAATTTGTCGCTAATCTATTAATCTCTCGTTTTTCTCCAACGAAGGTTTTGACAGCGTATTCAGTTATTGGAACATTGTTATTGGTTTATGTAGCATTAGTACCAAATATGACAGCCGTTTATGGGGCGATTCTTGTAAGCCTTTTCTTTGGTCCGTGCTGGGCATCCATTTATGCAAGAACTCTGGAAGTTGTAGATGATAGACGACACACAGAAACGGCAGGTGCCATTCTTGTAATGTCTATTGTCGGAGGCGCAGTTGTACCTGTTATTCAAGGCTTAGTATCAGACCTAGTAGGATCTCTTTCCTTATCCTTCCTAGTATCAATGGCTTGCTTCCTATATATAAGTTTCTACTTCTATAAAGAAATGAAAAGAGAAGCAAGCTCTGAAAAAGAAGCAAACGGAATAGAAGCAGATGCTATTTAA
- a CDS encoding aldose 1-epimerase family protein — MAGIIDLQRGFFKESRSVIFRNNEFTVSLFQYPSGVEAIELTNSRGKMVVLPYMGQIIWDLEFDNVNLKMKNMFSQPKKVNEIVDTYGCFSFHSGLLSNGCPSPEDTHPLHGEMACANMDQAWLEVSDSSVTVGGFYEYTKGFGSHYLAKPTVTMVAGESHIEIGMFVKNLSGADMPLQYMCHTNYTYSHQALLKQNIPDSAFSLRKSIPAHVKPTEKWLAFNEELLSNTSDTLKILDRPEMYDPEIVFFADRLEQYTKEAEFEMVSPDGVTLFTKFSTEEFNYATRWLLYNEDQQVAAFVLPGTCRPEGFLAANEAGSLITLAAGEERSFKVVTGKK, encoded by the coding sequence ATGGCCGGAATCATTGATTTACAGCGTGGATTTTTCAAGGAAAGTCGTTCGGTTATTTTCAGAAATAATGAATTTACCGTTTCTTTATTTCAGTATCCATCAGGCGTTGAAGCGATAGAGTTAACGAATTCTCGAGGGAAAATGGTTGTTCTACCCTATATGGGCCAAATCATTTGGGATTTGGAATTTGATAATGTGAATCTAAAAATGAAGAATATGTTCTCACAGCCAAAGAAAGTGAATGAAATCGTTGATACCTACGGTTGCTTCTCCTTTCATTCTGGTTTGCTTAGCAATGGATGCCCTAGCCCGGAGGATACTCATCCATTACATGGAGAGATGGCTTGTGCTAACATGGATCAAGCATGGCTTGAGGTGTCCGATTCTTCTGTAACGGTTGGCGGGTTCTACGAATACACAAAGGGATTCGGCAGTCATTATTTAGCCAAGCCTACGGTTACGATGGTAGCAGGAGAGAGTCATATTGAAATAGGAATGTTTGTCAAAAATCTATCAGGTGCTGATATGCCTTTACAGTATATGTGTCATACGAACTATACTTATTCTCATCAGGCATTGTTGAAGCAGAATATTCCAGACAGCGCATTTTCACTTCGAAAATCGATTCCAGCTCATGTGAAACCGACCGAAAAGTGGCTTGCCTTTAACGAAGAACTGTTAAGCAACACTAGTGATACATTAAAAATTCTTGATCGCCCGGAGATGTATGATCCTGAAATCGTCTTTTTTGCTGATAGGTTGGAGCAATATACAAAGGAAGCAGAGTTTGAAATGGTTTCGCCAGATGGTGTGACTCTGTTCACGAAATTTTCGACAGAGGAATTTAATTATGCTACTCGCTGGTTATTATACAATGAGGATCAACAGGTTGCGGCGTTTGTATTACCAGGTACCTGTCGTCCAGAGGGCTTTTTAGCAGCTAATGAGGCAGGCAGCTTGATTACTCTAGCTGCGGGTGAAGAAAGATCATTTAAAGTAGTAACGGGTAAGAAATAA
- the rbsK gene encoding ribokinase, which produces MDIAVIGSNMVDLITYIDKMPKEGETLEAPSFELGCGGKGANQAVAAGKLGSKVMMLTKVGDDIFGGNTIQNLESFGIDTTFACKVPGTPSGVAPIFVDPQSKNRILIVKGANQHLLPAEIDKAEMQLKKCSVIVLQLEIPLETIYYAIDFGVKHQIPVILNPAPASKELDFDYVCKCDFFMPNESELEILTGMPVETEEQVRKAASYLIEKGVKNVIVTMGSRGVLWATKDNAQRIDAYRVDAIDTTGAGDAFIGCFTHYYVQTKDILHSIQMATGFAALSVTKRGTQISYPTKDELTQFVTEKGLRAVSQ; this is translated from the coding sequence ATGGATATAGCGGTTATTGGATCCAATATGGTGGATCTTATTACATATATTGATAAAATGCCGAAAGAGGGAGAAACCCTTGAAGCACCGAGCTTTGAGCTTGGCTGTGGCGGTAAAGGAGCAAATCAGGCAGTAGCAGCAGGTAAACTCGGCTCCAAGGTCATGATGCTGACGAAGGTAGGGGATGATATTTTTGGCGGCAATACGATTCAAAATCTAGAAAGCTTTGGAATTGATACAACATTTGCATGCAAGGTTCCAGGAACGCCAAGTGGTGTAGCTCCTATTTTCGTAGATCCGCAATCAAAAAACCGTATCCTTATTGTGAAGGGCGCGAATCAGCATCTTTTACCAGCGGAAATTGATAAGGCAGAAATGCAACTGAAAAAATGCTCTGTGATTGTCCTACAATTAGAAATACCTTTGGAAACGATTTATTATGCTATCGACTTTGGTGTGAAGCATCAGATTCCAGTTATTTTAAATCCTGCTCCAGCATCAAAGGAATTGGATTTTGACTATGTGTGTAAATGTGATTTCTTTATGCCAAATGAGTCCGAATTAGAAATTTTAACGGGTATGCCAGTAGAGACAGAGGAACAGGTTCGTAAAGCAGCCTCCTATCTGATTGAAAAAGGTGTGAAAAATGTCATTGTCACCATGGGCAGTCGAGGTGTTTTATGGGCAACAAAGGACAATGCTCAACGTATAGATGCTTATCGTGTAGATGCCATTGATACGACAGGGGCAGGTGATGCATTCATTGGCTGCTTCACTCACTATTATGTACAGACAAAGGATATCCTGCATTCCATCCAAATGGCTACAGGCTTCGCTGCATTAAGCGTAACAAAAAGAGGAACACAAATTTCCTATCCGACTAAGGATGAATTAACCCAATTTGTAACTGAAAAAGGTTTAAGAGCAGTAAGCCAATAA
- a CDS encoding methyl-accepting chemotaxis protein → MQDSLRQLVQKIEASAKEVTDASEELSTHAFHTGQATEQVTVAIQGVSASAEKQTQKMEENTQSLQEVSQGVLRIAENSSKVSTLSKHASQYAEDGGKAVNDTVNQMQSIYETVTQSNNVIKTLNDRSKEVNSIVEVITSIADQTNLLALNAAIEAARAGEHGKGFTVVADEVRKLAEQSQHYAKEIYLIIERIQFDTDQSVKIMTQVMSDVQTGVQISRDAIDKFNRIISSTNEMAPQMQEVSAAAEQMAAAVQEVTGIANELSAIAQGNAATSEEVAASTEQQMAAMEEISISSSKLSSMAEELYGAVSQFKY, encoded by the coding sequence ATGCAGGACAGTCTACGACAGCTTGTGCAAAAAATAGAAGCAAGCGCTAAAGAAGTGACAGATGCATCAGAAGAATTATCGACCCATGCTTTTCACACCGGTCAAGCGACAGAGCAGGTGACAGTAGCAATCCAAGGGGTTTCAGCCAGTGCTGAGAAACAAACACAGAAAATGGAAGAAAACACTCAATCCTTGCAGGAAGTTTCGCAGGGTGTGCTGAGAATCGCTGAAAATTCTTCAAAAGTGTCAACGCTTTCAAAGCATGCTTCACAATATGCAGAGGATGGCGGCAAGGCGGTAAACGACACGGTGAATCAAATGCAATCTATTTATGAAACGGTGACACAATCCAATAATGTCATCAAAACGTTAAATGATCGCTCAAAAGAAGTTAACTCGATTGTGGAGGTCATTACCAGTATTGCAGATCAAACGAATTTACTTGCCTTGAATGCAGCCATTGAAGCAGCCCGTGCAGGTGAACATGGAAAAGGATTTACGGTTGTGGCTGATGAGGTGCGTAAATTAGCTGAACAATCACAGCATTATGCAAAAGAGATTTATCTGATAATCGAAAGAATCCAGTTTGATACCGATCAATCTGTAAAAATTATGACACAGGTTATGTCGGATGTTCAGACCGGGGTTCAGATTTCAAGGGATGCAATCGATAAATTCAATCGAATTATCAGCTCTACTAACGAAATGGCTCCACAAATGCAAGAGGTTTCCGCAGCAGCCGAGCAAATGGCAGCGGCTGTTCAAGAGGTGACAGGCATCGCCAATGAGCTTTCCGCCATTGCACAGGGAAATGCCGCAACCTCCGAAGAAGTAGCGGCTTCAACCGAACAACAAATGGCCGCCATGGAGGAAATTTCCATCTCCTCCAGTAAGCTCTCCTCCATGGCAGAAGAACTCTATGGAGCTGTATCACAGTTTAAGTATTAA
- the prxU gene encoding thioredoxin-dependent peroxiredoxin (Most members of this family contain a selenocysteine.), with protein sequence MPEEFKPGCQRPQVKKPKQEPVAVIEETVKEMKDSMVKVGQPAPEFSAPAFYQGKFVETTLSEHKGKWVLLCFYPGDFTFVUATEISAVAEKYEELKALGVEVLSVSVDSVFVHKMWNDNELSKMIGKDIPFQMLSDQDGGIGKMYGIYDENGAVETRGRFIIDPDGIIQGFEVLTPPVGRNVSETFRQIKAFQLVRETGGAEVTPSGWRPGKTTLKPGPDLVGNVWKEWSVKEAFED encoded by the coding sequence ATGCCCGAGGAATTTAAGCCTGGATGTCAAAGGCCGCAAGTGAAAAAACCGAAACAAGAGCCAGTTGCCGTAATCGAGGAAACTGTAAAGGAGATGAAGGATTCAATGGTTAAAGTTGGACAACCAGCACCAGAATTTTCTGCCCCTGCTTTTTACCAAGGAAAGTTTGTCGAGACCACCCTCTCAGAGCATAAAGGAAAATGGGTATTGCTCTGCTTCTATCCTGGGGATTTTACCTTCGTTTGAGCTACCGAAATTTCAGCGGTCGCTGAAAAGTATGAAGAGTTAAAAGCACTAGGTGTTGAAGTATTGTCTGTCAGTGTTGACAGCGTCTTCGTCCACAAAATGTGGAATGACAATGAGCTGTCCAAAATGATTGGCAAGGACATCCCCTTCCAAATGTTATCAGACCAGGATGGCGGCATCGGGAAAATGTATGGCATTTATGATGAGAATGGCGCAGTTGAAACAAGAGGCCGTTTTATTATTGACCCTGATGGAATCATTCAAGGCTTTGAGGTTCTAACACCTCCAGTTGGTCGAAATGTCAGCGAAACCTTCCGCCAAATTAAAGCCTTCCAGCTTGTCCGTGAAACGGGCGGCGCTGAGGTTACTCCATCCGGCTGGAGACCTGGAAAAACCACATTAAAGCCAGGACCAGATTTAGTTGGAAACGTATGGAAAGAATGGTCTGTAAAGGAAGCTTTTGAAGACTAA
- a CDS encoding ECF transporter S component, which yields MQNMENTQSYAKPGHKTFDLIMTSMLVALVFLSTFLLNIRLPIAANGGLVHLGTAMLFIASILFGPKKGALAGAIGMGLFDLVGGWLVWAPITFVSRGLQGFIVGKIAWSKGRKGNSMALNITATIVSIPFMVAVYYLGEVILYGNWIAPLASIPGDLVQNVVGIIIAIPVCAALKKVPYLRDK from the coding sequence ATGCAGAATATGGAAAATACTCAAAGCTATGCAAAGCCCGGACATAAAACCTTTGATTTAATCATGACATCCATGCTTGTGGCACTCGTTTTTCTCTCTACTTTCTTATTAAATATTCGACTGCCCATTGCGGCAAATGGCGGTTTGGTTCATCTCGGAACGGCGATGCTATTCATTGCCTCCATCCTATTTGGTCCGAAAAAAGGGGCACTTGCTGGTGCGATTGGAATGGGATTATTTGATTTAGTCGGCGGCTGGTTGGTCTGGGCTCCCATTACGTTCGTATCCCGCGGTTTACAGGGATTCATCGTCGGTAAAATCGCCTGGTCAAAAGGCCGTAAAGGCAACAGCATGGCTTTAAATATCACAGCCACCATCGTTTCCATTCCTTTTATGGTTGCTGTGTATTACTTAGGTGAAGTCATTCTTTATGGGAATTGGATTGCACCACTCGCTTCTATACCAGGAGACCTCGTGCAAAACGTAGTCGGAATCATCATTGCTATTCCGGTATGTGCTGCATTGAAGAAGGTTCCTTATTTAAGGGATAAATAA
- the deoC gene encoding deoxyribose-phosphate aldolase, with amino-acid sequence MIANLIDHTLLKPDAREQEIINLIEEAKQYKFASVCINPYWVPLAAEKLQGSDVKVCTVIGFPLGSTTTAVKVFEAEEAIQKGAQEIDMVINIGLLKAGEDAKVEADIKAVADATHGNKALLKVIIETCLLTEDEKIRACQAAVKAGADFVKTSTGFSIGGATVEDVALMRKIVGEACGVKASGGVRNKTDLDQMVAAGANRIGASSGVKIMQGLTAETSY; translated from the coding sequence ATGATAGCTAATTTGATCGACCACACACTATTAAAGCCTGATGCAAGAGAACAGGAGATTATCAATCTAATAGAAGAGGCGAAGCAGTACAAATTTGCCTCAGTTTGTATAAATCCATATTGGGTACCGCTTGCAGCTGAAAAGCTACAAGGAAGTGATGTTAAGGTTTGTACGGTTATAGGTTTTCCTCTTGGTAGCACAACCACTGCCGTGAAGGTATTTGAAGCAGAGGAAGCTATTCAAAAGGGTGCACAGGAAATCGATATGGTAATTAATATCGGACTTTTAAAGGCAGGAGAAGATGCAAAGGTAGAAGCTGATATTAAAGCGGTTGCAGATGCTACTCATGGTAATAAGGCTCTTCTTAAAGTAATTATTGAAACCTGTCTATTAACAGAAGATGAAAAAATACGCGCCTGCCAGGCTGCTGTTAAGGCGGGTGCTGACTTTGTTAAAACATCAACAGGTTTCTCAATAGGTGGTGCCACAGTAGAGGATGTCGCATTAATGAGAAAGATAGTAGGAGAAGCATGCGGAGTAAAAGCCTCTGGCGGCGTACGTAACAAGACGGATTTAGATCAGATGGTTGCAGCTGGTGCAAATCGTATTGGAGCAAGCTCAGGTGTTAAGATTATGCAAGGATTAACTGCAGAAACTAGCTATTAA